A single region of the Pseudomonas granadensis genome encodes:
- the pth gene encoding aminoacyl-tRNA hydrolase, whose product MTAIKLIVGLGNPGAEYDQTRHNAGALFVERIAHAQNVNLVADRKYFGLTGRYSHQGQDVRLLIPTTYMNRSGQAVAALAGFFRIKPEEILVAHDELDLPPGVAKLKQGGGHGGHNGLRDIIAQLGNQNTFYRLRLGIGHPGVASMVSNFVLGRAPRAEQEKLDASIDFALGVLPDILAGEWNRAMKNLHSQKA is encoded by the coding sequence GTGACTGCCATCAAACTGATCGTTGGCCTGGGAAATCCAGGCGCTGAATACGACCAGACCCGGCATAACGCAGGGGCCCTTTTTGTTGAGCGCATCGCCCACGCCCAGAACGTGAATCTGGTGGCCGATCGCAAATATTTCGGCCTGACCGGGCGCTATTCGCATCAGGGTCAGGATGTTCGTCTGCTGATTCCCACGACCTACATGAACCGCAGCGGCCAGGCCGTGGCGGCACTCGCCGGTTTCTTCCGCATCAAGCCTGAAGAAATCCTCGTGGCGCACGACGAACTCGACTTGCCTCCGGGCGTTGCCAAGCTCAAGCAGGGCGGCGGCCATGGCGGTCACAACGGGTTGCGCGACATCATTGCGCAACTGGGTAATCAGAATACGTTCTACCGCCTGCGGCTTGGCATTGGCCACCCGGGCGTTGCCAGTATGGTTTCAAATTTCGTCCTGGGTCGTGCGCCACGCGCCGAACAGGAAAAACTCGATGCCAGCATCGACTTTGCCCTCGGCGTGCTGCCGGATATCCTCGCCGGGGAATGGAACCGCGCGATGAAAAACCTGCACAGCCAGAAGGCCTGA
- the ychF gene encoding redox-regulated ATPase YchF, producing the protein MGFNCGIVGLPNVGKSTLFNALTKSGIAAENFPFCTIEPNSGIVAMPDPRLQALAEIVNPKRILPTTMEFVDIAGLVAGASKGEGLGNKFLANIRETDAIAHVVRCFEDENVIHVSNSVDPKRDIEIIDLELIFADLDSCEKQLQKVARNAKGGDKDAVVQKALLEQLIAHFTEAKPARSLMKNMSTDEKAVIKGFHLLTTKPVMYIANVAEDGFDNNPHLDVVRAIAEEEGAMVVPVCNKIEAEIAELDDGEEKDMFLEALGLEEPGLNRVIRAGYEMLHLQTYFTAGVEEVRAWTVKVGATAPQAAGVIHTDFEKGFIRAEVIAYNDFIQYKGEPGAKEAGKWRLEGKEYIVKDGDVMHFRFNV; encoded by the coding sequence ATGGGATTCAATTGCGGCATCGTCGGCCTGCCTAACGTCGGCAAGTCCACCCTGTTCAACGCCCTGACCAAGTCCGGTATCGCGGCCGAAAACTTCCCCTTCTGCACCATCGAGCCGAACAGCGGCATCGTGGCGATGCCGGATCCGCGCCTGCAAGCACTGGCGGAAATCGTCAATCCCAAGCGCATCCTGCCGACCACCATGGAATTCGTCGACATCGCAGGCCTGGTGGCCGGCGCCTCGAAAGGTGAAGGTCTGGGCAACAAGTTCCTCGCCAACATCCGCGAAACCGATGCCATCGCTCACGTCGTGCGCTGCTTCGAAGACGAAAACGTGATCCACGTTTCCAACAGCGTCGACCCCAAGCGCGACATTGAAATCATCGACCTGGAACTGATCTTTGCCGACCTCGACAGCTGCGAGAAGCAACTGCAGAAAGTCGCGCGCAACGCCAAGGGCGGTGACAAGGACGCGGTCGTGCAGAAGGCGCTGCTGGAGCAACTGATCGCGCACTTCACCGAAGCCAAACCGGCGCGCAGCCTGATGAAGAACATGAGCACTGACGAAAAGGCAGTGATCAAGGGCTTCCACCTGCTGACCACCAAACCGGTCATGTACATCGCCAACGTCGCTGAAGACGGTTTTGACAACAACCCGCACCTGGACGTGGTTCGCGCCATCGCCGAAGAAGAAGGCGCCATGGTCGTGCCGGTGTGCAACAAGATCGAAGCGGAAATCGCCGAGCTCGACGACGGCGAAGAAAAGGACATGTTCCTCGAGGCCCTGGGCCTGGAAGAGCCGGGCCTGAACCGCGTGATCCGCGCCGGCTACGAAATGCTGCACCTGCAGACCTACTTCACCGCCGGTGTCGAAGAAGTCCGCGCCTGGACCGTCAAGGTCGGTGCCACCGCCCCGCAAGCCGCTGGCGTGATCCACACCGATTTCGAAAAAGGCTTCATCCGCGCCGAAGTCATCGCCTACAACGACTTCATCCAGTACAAGGGCGAACCCGGTGCCAAGGAAGCTGGCAAATGGCGTCTGGAAGGCAAGGAATACATCGTCAAGGATGGCGACGTGATGCACTTCCGCTTCAACGTCTAA
- a CDS encoding MFS transporter, translating to MAISNVQTAAASATAAPQSSPLVMRIIGAVALAHLINDLIQSVLPSIYPMLKANYGLTFTQVGLITLTFQLTASLLQPWVGYHTDRHPKPWLLPAGSICTLIGIVMMSMVGSFPLILLAAALIGIGSSTFHPEASRIARLASGGRYGLAQSTFQVGGNAGSAFGPLLAAAIIIPFGQGNVAWFGLFAVFALFVLYRISRWYAHHLNLFKLKAGQAAAHGLSKGRVISALVVLGLLVFSKYFYMASLTSYFTFYLIEKFDLSVASSQLHLFLFLGAVAAGTFFGGPIGDRIGRKAVIWFSILGVAPFTLLMPHVDLFWTSVLSVVIGFILASAFSAIVVYAQELVPGNVGMIAGVFFGLMFGFGGIGAALLGHLADIHGIEYVYFLCSFLPLFGVLAIFLPRTKKA from the coding sequence ATGGCTATCAGCAATGTTCAGACCGCCGCTGCCTCGGCGACCGCTGCTCCGCAAAGCAGCCCTTTGGTGATGCGCATCATCGGCGCGGTAGCGCTGGCGCATTTGATCAACGACCTGATCCAGTCGGTGCTGCCGTCGATCTATCCGATGCTCAAGGCCAATTACGGCCTGACGTTCACCCAGGTCGGCCTGATCACTTTGACTTTCCAATTGACGGCGTCGCTGTTGCAGCCGTGGGTGGGTTATCACACTGATCGACATCCGAAGCCGTGGCTGCTGCCGGCCGGTTCGATTTGCACCCTGATCGGCATTGTGATGATGTCGATGGTTGGCAGCTTCCCCTTGATTCTGCTGGCGGCGGCGCTGATCGGCATTGGCTCCTCGACATTTCACCCCGAAGCCTCGCGGATTGCGCGACTGGCCTCGGGTGGGCGTTACGGTCTGGCGCAATCGACCTTTCAGGTCGGTGGTAACGCGGGTTCGGCATTCGGCCCGCTGCTGGCGGCGGCGATCATCATTCCGTTTGGTCAGGGCAACGTCGCGTGGTTCGGCCTGTTTGCGGTGTTTGCGCTGTTCGTGCTGTACCGCATCAGCCGCTGGTACGCCCATCACTTGAATCTGTTCAAGCTCAAGGCCGGCCAGGCTGCGGCTCACGGCTTGTCGAAGGGCAGGGTGATCAGCGCGCTGGTGGTGCTGGGGCTGTTGGTGTTCTCCAAGTATTTCTACATGGCCAGCCTCACCAGCTATTTCACCTTTTACCTGATCGAGAAATTCGACCTGTCGGTGGCCAGCTCGCAGTTGCACCTGTTCCTATTTCTCGGCGCGGTAGCGGCGGGGACATTCTTCGGCGGGCCGATCGGCGACAGGATCGGCCGTAAGGCGGTGATCTGGTTCTCGATCCTCGGCGTGGCGCCGTTCACCTTGCTGATGCCTCACGTCGATCTGTTCTGGACCAGTGTGCTCAGCGTGGTGATCGGCTTTATTCTGGCCTCGGCGTTTTCGGCGATCGTGGTGTACGCGCAGGAGCTGGTGCCGGGCAATGTCGGAATGATCGCCGGGGTGTTCTTCGGTTTGATGTTTGGTTTTGGCGGGATTGGCGCGGCGTTGCTCGGGCATCTGGCGGATATACACGGGATCGAGTACGTGTATTTCCTGTGTTCGTTTTTGCCGTTGTTCGGGGTGTTGGCAATTTTCTTGCCGCGTACCAAAAAGGCGTGA
- a CDS encoding methyl-accepting chemotaxis protein, whose product MQAFLSPGIKLLGRFGFARKFQLLFLLFILPLAGSLLMIGQDYREKLSLISGERAGVRQLLALDALDNLLAAQRDRAARWRATETNRQPTPATLAAMAAFDKVQPAVLQATTDLGTALNNEGAEGETLTRYQALQTALNSLDSKSLSSVGWWPDGYDRFTNALGALQALREQIVMDNRLTLAPWLETYLLTQISTQHAPDLIERIGRLAAVGQASVVSGQFTLQSRLQLRDLRSRIGDAREQLVKTATLLEARLPTDQQSWASQYHDSLKHLDSGLKVLDDGVFGGSINLKPEDFERSLDALLTNLASLRQQSLLSLDQRLDAYHSSAIRQFILVAAIFGCLLLAALYLFICLQASIRRSASGITLLAEALRDGNLSLQVPVVGRDELAAISTALNVAVVQLRSSMLGVDHETSQLSNAVRSLNDHSSGALSEVEAQQLQISQIAAAATQLAATSQGVAQSCEQASSSAQHTRRIAAESSRDSQRTTASIQQLNQRLNETAAALGRVSEQGQQIQLVVDTIRGVAEQTNLLALNAAIEAARAGEQGRGFAVVADEVRSLSQRTQSSTAQIAGTVDSLRATVNEAVSLMEAACGQAQSDAAAVTGLGERLGEIASAVQSVTDTLAQIATAVEEQASTADEVSGNIQQVDQAAVRLLEGARAVNIAADTLSLGSEALSANTARFRLR is encoded by the coding sequence ATGCAGGCTTTTCTTTCGCCGGGGATCAAATTGCTGGGGCGATTTGGCTTCGCACGTAAATTCCAGTTGTTGTTTCTGCTGTTTATTCTGCCATTGGCCGGTAGCCTGTTGATGATCGGTCAGGACTATCGCGAAAAGCTCAGTCTTATCTCCGGCGAGCGCGCCGGCGTGCGCCAGTTGCTGGCGCTGGATGCGCTGGACAACCTGCTCGCCGCGCAACGCGACCGCGCCGCCCGCTGGCGCGCTACGGAAACCAACCGGCAACCGACGCCGGCCACACTGGCGGCCATGGCCGCGTTCGACAAGGTGCAGCCTGCCGTATTGCAAGCCACTACGGACCTGGGCACAGCACTGAATAACGAAGGAGCCGAAGGCGAAACGCTGACGCGCTATCAAGCGCTGCAAACCGCGCTCAATAGCCTCGATTCGAAAAGCCTGAGCAGCGTCGGCTGGTGGCCGGACGGCTACGACCGCTTTACCAACGCCTTGGGCGCGTTGCAAGCGTTGCGTGAGCAGATCGTCATGGACAATCGCCTGACGCTCGCGCCGTGGCTGGAAACCTATCTGCTGACGCAGATCTCCACGCAACACGCGCCGGACCTGATCGAGCGAATCGGCCGCCTCGCCGCGGTCGGCCAAGCCTCGGTGGTCTCCGGCCAATTTACCCTGCAGAGCCGTTTGCAATTGCGTGACCTGCGCAGCCGCATCGGCGACGCCCGCGAGCAACTGGTCAAAACTGCCACGCTGCTCGAAGCCCGCCTGCCGACAGACCAGCAGAGCTGGGCCAGCCAATACCACGACAGCCTCAAACACCTCGACAGCGGCTTGAAAGTGCTCGACGACGGCGTGTTCGGGGGCAGCATCAATCTGAAACCGGAAGACTTCGAGCGCAGCCTCGACGCCCTGCTGACCAACCTCGCGTCCCTGCGCCAGCAATCGCTGCTGTCGCTGGATCAGCGGCTCGACGCCTATCACAGCTCGGCTATCCGTCAGTTCATCCTGGTCGCGGCGATCTTCGGTTGCCTGCTGCTGGCCGCGTTATACCTGTTCATTTGCCTGCAAGCCTCGATCCGCCGCAGCGCCAGCGGCATCACGCTGCTCGCCGAAGCCCTGCGTGACGGCAATCTGAGCCTGCAGGTGCCGGTAGTCGGCCGTGATGAGCTGGCGGCCATCAGCACCGCGCTCAACGTGGCCGTGGTGCAACTGCGCAGCAGCATGCTCGGTGTCGATCACGAAACCTCGCAACTGAGCAACGCGGTGCGCAGCCTCAACGACCATTCCAGCGGTGCGCTCAGCGAAGTCGAGGCGCAGCAATTGCAGATCAGCCAGATCGCCGCAGCGGCCACGCAACTCGCCGCCACCTCGCAAGGCGTGGCGCAAAGCTGCGAACAGGCCTCCAGCAGCGCCCAGCACACCCGGCGCATCGCCGCTGAGAGCAGCCGCGACAGCCAGCGCACCACGGCGAGCATTCAGCAGCTCAATCAGCGCTTGAACGAAACAGCAGCGGCATTGGGTCGGGTCAGCGAACAAGGCCAGCAGATTCAACTGGTCGTCGACACCATTCGCGGCGTCGCCGAGCAAACCAACCTGCTGGCACTCAACGCAGCCATCGAAGCCGCACGTGCCGGTGAACAGGGGCGTGGCTTTGCCGTAGTAGCCGACGAAGTGCGCAGCCTGTCGCAACGCACCCAGTCGTCCACCGCGCAGATCGCCGGCACCGTCGACAGCCTGCGCGCCACCGTCAATGAAGCAGTCAGCCTGATGGAAGCCGCGTGCGGCCAGGCGCAATCGGACGCCGCCGCCGTCACCGGCCTCGGTGAACGCCTGGGCGAAATTGCCAGCGCCGTTCAGAGCGTCACCGACACCCTGGCGCAGATCGCCACGGCGGTTGAGGAACAGGCGAGCACCGCCGATGAGGTGAGCGGCAACATCCAGCAGGTCGATCAAGCGGCGGTGCGTTTGCTCGAAGGCGCGCGGGCGGTGAACATTGCGGCAGACACCTTGAGCCTGGGCAGCGAAGCCTTGAGCGCCAATACCGCCAGATTCCGCCTGCGCTGA
- a CDS encoding Fic family protein, which yields MAEFNHHDLALLNPSFDSDLVDVLSELEHLRRLRLEGDTPPQVFYQLKSLFHALESLGSARIEGNHTTLADYIDSKVEGKARDTDQLREVANIEKAMDYIEQVMEPGAELTEHTIRELHAMTVDDLQREGDKTPGAYRSGGVSISQSDHLPPDFIQVQAYMEELVEFVNRKDSPKYDLMKVALAHHRFGWIHPFGNGNGRVVRLLTYALLMKYGFNVNAGGRVLNPTAVFCNDRERYYTMLAAADKGTKEGLEQWCTYVLVGIRDELEKVDRLTNYAYLTKAILVPAIAFAREREWITETEELVLSAAIKHKVVKSADVAAVLTKHSSNQRTYLIKKLVDQGMLLPLTTGARQYTIGFSNNYLIRGVIKSLREQGFIPAPLETP from the coding sequence ATGGCCGAATTCAACCATCACGATCTGGCGCTGCTCAATCCATCCTTTGACTCTGATTTGGTTGATGTCTTGAGTGAGCTGGAGCACTTGCGTCGCTTAAGGCTCGAAGGGGATACCCCGCCACAGGTGTTCTACCAGCTCAAATCGCTGTTCCACGCCTTGGAAAGCCTTGGCTCGGCGCGCATTGAGGGCAACCACACCACCCTCGCGGATTACATCGACAGCAAAGTAGAGGGTAAGGCCCGCGACACGGATCAGTTGCGGGAGGTCGCCAATATTGAGAAAGCGATGGATTACATCGAGCAAGTCATGGAGCCGGGCGCCGAGCTGACCGAACATACGATTCGAGAGCTGCATGCGATGACAGTCGACGACCTCCAGCGCGAAGGGGACAAAACACCAGGCGCGTATCGCAGTGGCGGCGTCAGTATTTCGCAATCCGATCACCTGCCACCCGACTTCATCCAGGTGCAGGCATATATGGAGGAACTCGTCGAATTCGTAAATCGAAAGGATTCTCCCAAATATGACCTCATGAAGGTCGCGCTAGCACATCACAGGTTTGGCTGGATACACCCGTTCGGCAACGGCAATGGCCGGGTGGTCAGGCTGCTCACTTACGCCTTGCTAATGAAGTACGGCTTTAACGTCAATGCAGGTGGTCGCGTACTGAATCCTACCGCTGTGTTTTGCAATGACCGTGAACGCTATTACACGATGCTTGCAGCAGCTGATAAAGGAACAAAGGAAGGGTTGGAGCAATGGTGTACCTACGTACTGGTCGGGATTCGTGACGAACTCGAAAAGGTCGACCGCCTTACAAATTATGCCTACCTCACCAAAGCGATCCTCGTCCCTGCCATTGCCTTCGCTCGGGAGCGAGAATGGATCACTGAAACAGAGGAGTTAGTGCTCTCCGCAGCCATTAAACACAAGGTAGTGAAATCGGCTGATGTGGCAGCAGTACTAACCAAACACTCGAGTAATCAGAGAACCTATCTGATCAAGAAATTGGTGGATCAGGGAATGCTGTTACCTCTGACCACCGGAGCGCGCCAGTACACGATCGGGTTTTCCAACAATTACCTGATTCGGGGAGTCATCAAATCACTCAGGGAGCAAGGCTTCATACCTGCCCCCTTGGAAACGCCTTGA
- a CDS encoding SymE family type I addiction module toxin, whose product MPWIRLRGLWLRQAGFEVNENVKVRVMKGCLVITAE is encoded by the coding sequence GTGCCCTGGATCAGGCTACGCGGACTGTGGTTAAGACAGGCAGGATTCGAGGTGAACGAGAACGTGAAAGTCCGTGTGATGAAAGGTTGTCTGGTGATTACTGCGGAATAG
- a CDS encoding helix-turn-helix domain-containing protein, with the protein MSVSNEEDRAFLVAMGSRIAHLRMVHEITQTRLARALGLSRQTFQGYEEGTRSMPVTTLVKMAFALRIPVEELLGVPSYTETPRRSLTSTWYRRLQSINELPKVQQKVVAQMLDALIAQATSKASNEEREF; encoded by the coding sequence ATGAGTGTTTCCAATGAGGAGGACCGCGCTTTTCTGGTGGCGATGGGCAGTCGCATCGCTCACTTACGCATGGTGCATGAGATCACACAGACTCGGTTGGCACGGGCTTTAGGTCTTTCTCGACAGACCTTTCAGGGTTACGAAGAGGGCACGCGCAGCATGCCGGTCACGACACTGGTGAAGATGGCATTTGCGCTTCGCATTCCTGTTGAAGAGCTGCTCGGGGTTCCCTCGTACACGGAAACGCCCAGACGCAGCTTGACCTCGACCTGGTATCGACGGCTGCAGTCCATCAATGAGCTGCCGAAAGTCCAGCAGAAGGTCGTAGCACAGATGCTCGATGCCCTGATCGCACAAGCAACGAGCAAGGCAAGCAACGAAGAAAGAGAATTTTGA
- the ggt gene encoding gamma-glutamyltransferase, whose amino-acid sequence MFSTQPLSRFRLPVSTLLVSALTLTACNAPPSSTLPLAPEAASGYRTDLQTRHANKHMAAAANPLAAEAGREMLRQGGSAIDAAIAMQAVLTLVEPQSSGIGGGAMIVLWDGKQVRTYDGRETAPAGATEKLFLQADGKPMAFPQAQIGGRSVGTPGVLRALELAHKQHGRLPWARLFEPAIQLAEQGFAISPRLYSLLAADSALRQSPDMAAYFLNSDGSVKAVGTRLQNPALAAVLKRIASEGADAFYKGPIAEEIVAKVQRHANPGSLSLTDLQRYQAKERAPVCTDYKRWQVCGMPPPSSGGIAVAQILGTLQALETRDPRLSLTPLKPVKTDKPAGIEPDPQAVHLIAEAERLAYADRAQYVADTDFVPVPVKGLVDQGYLASRASLIGERSMGTAKPGTPPGVQVAYAPDRSPLRISTSQVVAVDDLGGAVSMTTTIEAAFGSHLMVQGFLLNNQMTDFSFIPEENGQKVANRVEPGKRPRSSMAPTLIFDRQSGEFVATVGSPGGSQIIEYVAKTTIGLLDWDLDAQRAISLPNFGSRNGPTELEQGQFSPALVQALKNKGHTVSEIDMTSGTQAIVRVKDARGEASLEGGADPRREGEALGD is encoded by the coding sequence GTGTTTTCAACCCAGCCCTTGAGCCGCTTTCGCCTGCCAGTTTCGACGCTGCTTGTCAGCGCCCTGACCCTCACCGCGTGCAACGCTCCGCCCTCCTCGACGTTGCCGCTGGCACCGGAAGCCGCTTCCGGTTATCGCACCGATCTGCAAACCCGCCACGCCAACAAACACATGGCTGCTGCCGCCAATCCACTGGCCGCCGAGGCGGGTCGGGAGATGTTGCGTCAGGGTGGTTCGGCGATCGATGCGGCGATTGCGATGCAGGCGGTGCTGACGCTGGTCGAGCCGCAGTCGTCCGGGATTGGTGGTGGGGCGATGATCGTGTTGTGGGATGGCAAACAGGTGCGCACCTATGACGGGCGCGAGACGGCGCCGGCAGGCGCTACCGAGAAGCTGTTTCTGCAAGCGGACGGCAAACCGATGGCTTTCCCGCAGGCGCAGATTGGTGGCCGTTCGGTCGGTACACCGGGGGTGTTGCGTGCGCTGGAGTTGGCGCACAAACAACACGGGCGTCTGCCGTGGGCCAGGTTGTTCGAGCCGGCGATCCAACTGGCCGAACAGGGTTTCGCCATCTCCCCGCGCCTGTACTCGTTGCTTGCCGCCGATTCGGCGCTGCGCCAGTCGCCCGACATGGCCGCCTACTTTTTGAACAGCGATGGCAGCGTCAAAGCCGTCGGCACGCGCCTGCAGAATCCGGCCTTGGCCGCCGTGCTCAAGCGCATCGCCAGTGAAGGTGCAGACGCGTTTTACAAAGGTCCGATCGCTGAGGAAATCGTCGCCAAGGTCCAGCGTCACGCCAACCCCGGCAGCCTGTCGCTGACCGACCTGCAACGCTATCAGGCCAAGGAGCGTGCGCCGGTGTGCACGGACTACAAGCGCTGGCAGGTGTGCGGCATGCCGCCACCGTCGTCGGGCGGGATCGCCGTGGCGCAGATCCTCGGCACGTTGCAGGCCCTGGAAACCCGTGATCCGCGCCTTTCGCTGACACCGCTCAAACCGGTCAAGACCGACAAACCGGCCGGCATTGAACCGGACCCGCAAGCCGTGCACCTGATCGCCGAAGCCGAACGGCTCGCCTACGCCGACCGTGCGCAATATGTCGCGGACACCGACTTCGTGCCGGTGCCGGTCAAAGGTCTGGTCGACCAGGGTTATCTGGCCAGCCGCGCCAGCCTGATTGGCGAACGCAGCATGGGCACTGCCAAACCGGGCACACCGCCAGGCGTGCAGGTTGCCTACGCGCCGGACCGTTCGCCATTGCGTATTTCCACCTCACAAGTCGTGGCGGTGGATGACCTCGGCGGCGCGGTGTCGATGACCACCACTATCGAAGCCGCATTCGGCTCGCACCTGATGGTTCAGGGCTTTCTGCTCAATAACCAGATGACCGATTTCTCGTTCATCCCCGAAGAGAACGGTCAGAAAGTCGCCAACCGCGTCGAACCCGGCAAACGCCCGCGCTCGTCGATGGCGCCGACCCTGATCTTTGATCGCCAGAGCGGCGAATTCGTCGCCACGGTCGGCTCGCCCGGCGGCTCGCAAATCATTGAATACGTCGCTAAAACCACCATCGGCCTGCTCGACTGGGACCTCGACGCACAACGCGCGATCAGCCTGCCCAACTTCGGCAGCCGCAACGGCCCGACCGAACTGGAACAGGGCCAGTTCAGCCCGGCGCTGGTACAGGCGCTGAAAAACAAAGGGCATACGGTGAGCGAAATCGACATGACCAGCGGCACGCAAGCCATCGTGCGGGTCAAGGATGCGCGGGGAGAAGCGTCGTTGGAGGGTGGCGCGGATCCACGGCGTGAGGGGGAAGCGCTGGGGGATTGA
- a CDS encoding LysE family translocator produces the protein MDLSAAGYLGPLLSLALLWTVAVVTPGPNFFNIAQLAASQSRRHGVVAALGVATGTVLWGLAGGLGIKTLFSVAPALYLGFKIAGGCYLIYLGLKQFKRKAAIAPGEPAATHQTYLSVYARGLLGNMTNPKSALFVTTIFATAMPAHVSPLLLALAVLTMATLSFSWYCSVALFFASRRVAGVYERSRQWLDRLAGGCYLFFGAHLVANR, from the coding sequence ATGGACCTTTCCGCTGCCGGTTATCTCGGCCCGCTGTTGTCGCTGGCGCTGTTGTGGACGGTTGCCGTGGTCACGCCCGGCCCGAATTTTTTCAACATCGCTCAGTTGGCGGCGAGTCAGTCGCGTCGGCATGGTGTGGTGGCGGCGCTGGGCGTGGCGACCGGCACGGTGCTCTGGGGGCTCGCGGGTGGCTTGGGAATCAAGACACTGTTCAGCGTTGCGCCGGCGCTTTATCTCGGCTTCAAGATCGCCGGCGGTTGCTACCTGATTTATCTGGGATTAAAGCAATTCAAGCGCAAGGCAGCGATTGCTCCCGGTGAGCCCGCGGCAACCCACCAGACCTATCTCAGCGTTTACGCTCGCGGTTTGCTCGGCAATATGACCAACCCGAAATCGGCACTGTTCGTCACCACCATCTTCGCCACCGCCATGCCGGCTCACGTATCGCCGCTCTTGCTGGCGCTGGCCGTGCTGACCATGGCCACATTGTCCTTCAGTTGGTATTGCAGCGTTGCATTGTTCTTCGCCAGCCGCCGGGTTGCCGGTGTTTACGAGCGGTCACGCCAGTGGCTGGATCGGTTGGCGGGTGGGTGCTATTTGTTTTTTGGGGCGCATTTAGTGGCGAATCGTTGA
- a CDS encoding flavin reductase family protein, whose translation MSDSHRRPVPLNKAYRLLNHGPTVLVSAAHDGQRNIMAAAWAMPLDFEPPKVAVVLDKSTWTRQLLEASGTFVLNVPCADQADIVQTVGNTSGLEITQNQGRDKFQAYGLQTFIGEQVAAPLLDGCVAWLECRLLPEPRNHQQYDLFLAEVIAAHADERVFSDGRWHFDGHDGLRTLHHVAGGHFLKIGDAVDGKTLEV comes from the coding sequence ATGAGCGATTCCCACCGCCGCCCGGTACCCTTGAACAAAGCCTACCGCTTGCTCAATCACGGCCCGACCGTGCTGGTCAGCGCGGCCCACGATGGGCAGCGCAACATCATGGCCGCCGCCTGGGCCATGCCCCTGGATTTCGAACCGCCGAAGGTCGCCGTGGTGCTCGATAAGTCCACCTGGACCCGACAGCTGCTCGAAGCCTCGGGCACCTTCGTACTCAACGTTCCTTGCGCCGATCAAGCCGACATCGTGCAAACCGTCGGCAACACCTCGGGGCTGGAAATTACCCAGAACCAGGGACGGGACAAATTTCAGGCCTATGGTCTGCAGACCTTCATTGGCGAGCAGGTTGCAGCGCCGCTGCTCGACGGCTGCGTCGCCTGGCTCGAGTGCCGCCTGCTGCCGGAACCGCGCAACCACCAGCAATACGACCTGTTCCTCGCCGAAGTCATCGCCGCCCATGCCGATGAACGCGTGTTCAGCGACGGGCGCTGGCATTTCGACGGGCACGACGGTTTGCGCACGCTGCACCATGTTGCCGGGGGGCATTTTTTGAAGATTGGTGATGCGGTGGATGGCAAGACGCTAGAGGTTTAA
- a CDS encoding methyl-accepting chemotaxis protein: protein MVDANDKLYKVVKFATVITDQVNREQAVADAASIAYSTSQQTDSTAQRGTTVVTEAVNVMRDLSRHMQAAGEGIEALNEQSLVIGTIVKTISGIAEQTNLLALNAAIEAARAGEQGRGFAVVADEVRQLASRTSQATDEIVTVVRQNQEMARNAVALMTDGKLQAEQGLALAAEAGTVIVEIQDGAQKVVDAVGQFANQLSH from the coding sequence GTGGTCGATGCCAACGACAAACTGTACAAAGTGGTGAAGTTCGCCACGGTCATCACCGATCAGGTCAACCGCGAACAAGCTGTTGCCGACGCGGCCAGCATCGCCTACAGCACCTCGCAACAAACCGACAGCACCGCGCAACGTGGCACGACGGTGGTCACCGAAGCGGTCAACGTGATGCGTGATTTGTCGCGGCACATGCAAGCCGCCGGGGAGGGCATCGAGGCGCTCAACGAGCAGTCACTGGTGATCGGCACCATCGTCAAAACCATCAGCGGCATTGCCGAACAGACCAACCTGCTGGCGCTCAACGCCGCGATCGAAGCCGCCCGTGCCGGCGAGCAGGGTCGCGGCTTTGCTGTAGTCGCCGATGAAGTGCGACAGCTGGCTTCGCGCACCAGCCAGGCCACCGACGAGATCGTCACCGTGGTCCGGCAGAACCAGGAAATGGCCCGCAATGCGGTGGCGCTGATGACCGACGGCAAGCTGCAGGCCGAGCAAGGCCTGGCGCTGGCGGCAGAGGCGGGGACGGTGATTGTCGAAATCCAGGACGGAGCACAGAAAGTGGTAGACGCGGTGGGTCAGTTCGCCAATCAACTGTCTCACTGA